The window TCATCAGTTTGATTTTTCTAAGCGTGCATACTATTTCAGCGCAGGTCTCGCATGCGCTGTGGGATCAATTGCTCAAAACATATATATCCACATCAGGCAATATCAATTACATAGAATTCGACAGAACCGCACTGAAAAATTACCTGCAGACACTCAGTGCAACCCAGCCGCAGCCAAACTGGAGTGTAGACGCGCAAAAAGCGTATTGGATCAACGCGTATAATGCATTCACCGTCAGCCTCGTGCTTGAAAACTATCCGGTTAAAAGTATCAAAGATATCGGTGGATTTTTTAAATCACCGTGGGACAAACTTTTTATTAGTATCGGGGGAAAATCATACACGCTTAATCAAATTGAACATGATATTTTGAGAAAACAGTTTAACGATCCGAGGATTCACTTTGCTATTGTTTGCGCGTCCCGATCTTGTCCTGTGTTGCGGCGTGAGGCTTTCGAACCGTCAACGTTAAACCGGCAATTGGACGAACAGGTAAAAAGTTTTCTTAGGGATCAATCTAAAAACCGCCTGGCATCTCAAACCATAAGGCTTTCAAAGATATTCGATTGGTTCAAAGACGATTTTACAAAAGACGGCACGTTGATCGATTTTCTTAATCAATACTCTAATATTAAAATTGATCAGAAAGCAAAGATTGAATATCTCGAGTATGACTGGAGTCTGAACGAATAAATTTTTTTAGAATTCATAAAAAACTATACATTGAACTACAGGAGTTGCCGATGAGTTATCTCGACGAAACTAAAAACGTGTATAAAGACGCCGCGCTCAATTCGAACAAAGGCTTGTGTTGCACTACGACGCCGGTATGGCAATTACCGGGATTATCCATACCGAAAAAAATGTTGGAGATGAATTACGGCTGCGGCAGCACGGTCAATTCGCGCGATCTGGTCAATACCCCAACGATTTTGTACGTCGGGGTCGGTGGCGGAATGGAACTGCTCCAGTTTTCTTACTTCAGTCGTAAGCCGGGAGGGGTAATCGGCATAGATGTCGTACCGGAAATGGTTCAAGCGTGTAAAGAAAATTTTATTGAAGCCGAGCGGCTTAATTCTTGGTTCAAGTCAGAATTTATCGATTTACGTCTGGGTAATGCGCTCGATCTGCCTTTGACTACACAAAGCGTCGACATTGCCGCGCAGAATTGCTTATTCAATATCTTTAAAATGGATGATCTCAAACTTGCGTTGAAGGAAATGTATAGGGTGCTCAAACCGCATGGACGGCTGGTACTTTCCGATCCGGTCTGTGATCATGAAATTCCCGGACATTTGCGTGAAGATGCAAATTTGCGCGCGTTATGCCTGAGCGGATCATTGCCGCTGCGCGATTATATCCAAACAATCACCGACATCGGGTTTGGCACGATCGAAGTGCGTGCACGAAGGCCTTACCGGATTTTAGATCCTGAACATTACGATACAGCGCAATCGATTTTTATCGAAAGCGTTGAGATCTGTGCGATCAAAGATCCCATTCCAGCTGACGGGCCTTGCGTTTTTACTGGGAGAACGGCAATTTATTTCGGACAGAACGAATATTTCGACGATCAGAAAGGGCACGTGTTGTATTATAACCAACCTCTAGCGGTATGCGATAAAACTGCGAATGCACTTTTGGCGCTGCGCCGCAATGACATTTATGTTTCCGAATCCACGTATTTCTATGATGGTGGAGGGTGCTGTTGATCTGGAAATTTGTTTAATATTTACACACACTTAAAAAATCCTGATTTTTGTTGACATTTGTTTTTCTAATAGTTAGATTAATTAGTGTGATTAATATCACAGCAAAACCAAGATTAATATTTAAATTAAGCTAAGTTTCATATTTCCCTATCTTAAACGACCTATAAAATTTTACATAATAAACTGGAATTACACACTAAAGGAGGTATCATGAAGGCAGTAACCAGAAGGGTGTTATTACTGGCTGGATCGTTGATGCTCTTTGGGTTGGCGAGTTGTGCAAGCAACGCCAGCAAAGAAGAGTTACAACAGCTTGACGAACGTCGTGCTAAAGTCAAATCGATGCAAAATAAAGTGTCTGAACTGACCAACGAAAAAAAGAAAGTCGAGCAAGAAGTTCAGCAGAAGAA is drawn from bacterium and contains these coding sequences:
- a CDS encoding DUF547 domain-containing protein — encoded protein: MRKLFISLIFLSVHTISAQVSHALWDQLLKTYISTSGNINYIEFDRTALKNYLQTLSATQPQPNWSVDAQKAYWINAYNAFTVSLVLENYPVKSIKDIGGFFKSPWDKLFISIGGKSYTLNQIEHDILRKQFNDPRIHFAIVCASRSCPVLRREAFEPSTLNRQLDEQVKSFLRDQSKNRLASQTIRLSKIFDWFKDDFTKDGTLIDFLNQYSNIKIDQKAKIEYLEYDWSLNE
- the arsM gene encoding arsenosugar biosynthesis arsenite methyltransferase ArsM; this translates as MSYLDETKNVYKDAALNSNKGLCCTTTPVWQLPGLSIPKKMLEMNYGCGSTVNSRDLVNTPTILYVGVGGGMELLQFSYFSRKPGGVIGIDVVPEMVQACKENFIEAERLNSWFKSEFIDLRLGNALDLPLTTQSVDIAAQNCLFNIFKMDDLKLALKEMYRVLKPHGRLVLSDPVCDHEIPGHLREDANLRALCLSGSLPLRDYIQTITDIGFGTIEVRARRPYRILDPEHYDTAQSIFIESVEICAIKDPIPADGPCVFTGRTAIYFGQNEYFDDQKGHVLYYNQPLAVCDKTANALLALRRNDIYVSESTYFYDGGGCC